In Desulfonatronovibrio magnus, one DNA window encodes the following:
- a CDS encoding FIST signal transduction protein, with translation MKDEIVGRGSVGETTQRLVGVGWSSAVDAGQAGTEAGSAALSTLGSSRKPGWALAFCGGRHDPETFLAALRQELGDIPVAGGSAAGCITNASLGYTGFECAVAVFGTDLARPRFILETGLDDKMKEVGTRLGRRLAREATPGAVTLLFLDALRFAGPPPQPHVVSLLLDGMHAALESTAPVLIGAGTITDHQFRGGYIFDGNGVCRHAALAIVLPPGISACTDLSHGCAPISGFHEITRAEGIVIHELDGRPTLEVLGSLGLKPALLPLHVGLSRKIGDPYGPDMESVFVNRLILSVDPETRSVSLFEADLKRGDWVQVMARGNADMLAATHDATDRLIQKADTVRPFFALYVDCAGRAASFCGSEAEEAAIVQATLGDSVPLLGCYTGVQIASITGRGQSLNRAGVLTLLSAHENPHPRR, from the coding sequence ATGAAGGATGAAATTGTTGGTCGTGGATCGGTTGGGGAGACGACGCAGCGGCTGGTCGGGGTCGGGTGGAGCAGCGCCGTGGACGCAGGACAGGCAGGAACGGAGGCTGGGAGCGCGGCCCTTTCCACGCTGGGGAGTAGCCGCAAGCCCGGATGGGCCCTGGCTTTTTGCGGCGGGAGGCATGATCCGGAGACGTTTCTGGCAGCTTTACGGCAAGAGCTGGGGGATATTCCCGTGGCCGGAGGTTCGGCGGCGGGCTGCATCACCAATGCCTCGCTGGGATACACGGGATTCGAGTGTGCGGTGGCAGTGTTCGGCACTGACCTGGCCAGGCCGCGGTTCATCCTGGAAACCGGGCTGGATGACAAAATGAAGGAGGTCGGGACCAGGCTGGGGCGACGACTTGCCCGAGAGGCCACGCCAGGCGCCGTGACATTGCTGTTCCTCGACGCGCTCCGTTTTGCCGGCCCACCGCCTCAACCGCATGTCGTCAGCCTGCTCTTAGACGGGATGCATGCTGCTCTTGAGAGCACGGCGCCGGTGCTTATTGGCGCAGGTACGATCACGGACCATCAGTTCAGGGGAGGGTATATCTTTGACGGCAATGGGGTCTGCCGACACGCGGCCTTGGCCATTGTTCTGCCTCCCGGTATAAGTGCATGTACTGACTTGAGTCACGGCTGTGCGCCAATTAGCGGTTTTCACGAAATCACCAGGGCCGAGGGGATTGTCATCCACGAGCTGGATGGGCGACCTACCCTGGAAGTCCTGGGCTCCCTCGGGCTGAAACCTGCCCTGCTTCCCCTGCATGTCGGCCTGAGCCGAAAGATCGGCGACCCCTATGGCCCGGATATGGAATCAGTCTTCGTCAACCGCTTGATTCTCAGTGTGGATCCCGAGACACGGTCCGTCTCTCTTTTCGAGGCCGATTTAAAGCGGGGCGACTGGGTCCAGGTCATGGCCCGGGGAAATGCGGACATGCTGGCGGCCACGCACGACGCGACTGACCGATTGATCCAGAAAGCTGACACGGTTCGTCCGTTTTTCGCGTTGTACGTGGACTGCGCCGGACGGGCCGCCTCCTTTTGCGGCTCTGAAGCCGAGGAGGCCGCAATTGTTCAGGCCACGCTGGGCGATTCTGTACCGCTTCTGGGGTGCTACACCGGGGTGCAGATTGCCTCCATCACGGGGCGCGGCCAGTCCCTGAACAGAGCCGGAGTGTTGACCCTGCTGTCCGCACACGAAAACCCACACCCGCGAAGATAA
- a CDS encoding response regulator — protein sequence MREQQKILIVDDKQANLVALRQVLRDIPAEVHSALDGNRALALTLEHDFAVAILDVQMPGMDGYELAEILRAERRTSEMPILFVSAVYTDEFHIFKGYEVGAVDFMSKPLHPEWLLSKVRVFLDLHRQREYYRTTLENLGASLAETQDALRRAAADALRQRTTAKLISRLTSLLVATPSEAELEAEFLQTFVKTTGMDRALLLRPDAEGRAFLPSASLGLEPGLRETLLVPDQPVPFVHVTPETPNADFPAQLRRALGVPHLLWSHDAELGQALLVGNAEESAQTRPAFTPEDKVIVTSALRVLGLIDRQRRNNSTWEMLLTISEVLMRSTNGALFQGIQTALEQLCRFTGADRCHLARISDEGGVPDDFHEWRGEGVPAFLDHNPGGQHDAVAWRLNFLGNLRPVYVHRSTTDTGDVPGMRAGMEAAGIQSILLLPLFEDQRLLGFIGMDWVTGEAALPPEQVPLLHLGANIVLSALRMEQNQKLRLASEQADLKAEAAEAASRAKSEFLANMSHEIRTPMNAILGFAQVLEQDATLNAAQAERVRIINRSGNHLLGLINDVLDMSRIEAGKVRLTPHDFSPNDLLDDLEIMFRPRLEARGLTLTVLRESGLPASLHADETKLRQVLVNLLSNALKFTESGKVTLEVRRSAARPEDHEDANQIRLDFAVQDTGPGITAEDRVRIFDAFYQTRSGVDAGGTGLGLPICRRYVEMMGGRLTVEGEPGQGSVFRFDIQAVEADPGQTPASGRRIVGIVSESGPRRVLVVDDDPENRILIHAVLEPVGFVVQEAGSGQEALEIIDHRAPDAVIMDIRMPGMDGREVIRQLKERGYSRDMPIIASTAYAYNNEQAEIMAAGAHAYLRKPFRIDELLSLLGEQLNLTYIYEAAHEPITEIPASRPQGLDDLPKDLLLALHDAAQSGDTALLKELIARVAEIDAETADPLLALTNNFDLDILQRWFGVAEMKTEG from the coding sequence ATGCGGGAACAGCAAAAAATTCTCATCGTGGACGACAAGCAGGCCAACCTGGTCGCCCTGCGTCAGGTGCTCAGGGATATTCCGGCGGAGGTGCATTCGGCACTGGACGGCAATCGGGCCCTGGCCCTTACACTTGAGCATGATTTTGCCGTGGCCATTCTTGACGTTCAGATGCCGGGCATGGACGGTTATGAGCTGGCCGAAATCCTTCGCGCGGAACGTAGAACCAGTGAGATGCCGATCCTGTTCGTATCCGCGGTTTATACTGACGAATTCCATATCTTCAAGGGGTATGAAGTCGGGGCTGTGGATTTTATGTCCAAGCCCCTGCACCCGGAGTGGCTGTTGAGCAAGGTCCGGGTGTTTCTCGATCTGCACCGTCAACGGGAATACTACCGGACCACCCTGGAAAATCTGGGCGCGAGTCTGGCCGAGACCCAGGACGCCCTGCGGCGGGCCGCGGCAGACGCCCTGCGTCAGCGCACCACAGCCAAACTGATCAGCCGTCTGACCAGCCTTCTGGTGGCTACTCCCTCGGAAGCAGAGCTGGAAGCGGAATTCCTGCAAACTTTTGTGAAAACCACTGGCATGGATCGGGCTCTGCTCCTGCGTCCCGATGCGGAAGGCCGGGCCTTCCTGCCCAGTGCTTCCCTCGGCCTGGAACCAGGGTTGCGGGAAACCCTCCTTGTTCCGGATCAGCCGGTTCCCTTTGTCCACGTCACGCCCGAGACCCCGAATGCTGATTTTCCGGCGCAACTGCGCCGGGCCTTGGGCGTACCGCATCTGCTCTGGTCCCATGACGCCGAGCTGGGCCAGGCCCTGCTCGTGGGCAACGCAGAGGAAAGCGCCCAAACCCGTCCGGCCTTTACACCCGAGGACAAAGTCATCGTGACCAGCGCCTTGCGGGTGCTGGGGCTCATTGACCGGCAGCGCCGCAACAACAGCACCTGGGAAATGCTGCTGACGATTTCCGAAGTTCTGATGCGCTCGACCAACGGGGCGCTGTTCCAGGGCATCCAGACCGCCCTGGAACAGCTCTGCCGCTTCACGGGCGCAGACCGCTGCCATCTCGCGCGGATCTCGGACGAGGGTGGCGTTCCGGACGATTTCCACGAATGGCGTGGCGAGGGCGTCCCCGCGTTCCTGGACCACAACCCAGGGGGGCAACATGATGCGGTTGCCTGGCGGCTGAATTTCCTCGGCAATCTCCGACCGGTTTACGTACACCGGTCCACGACCGATACCGGGGATGTGCCGGGCATGCGGGCTGGGATGGAGGCCGCGGGCATCCAGTCCATACTGCTTCTGCCCCTGTTCGAGGACCAGCGGCTGCTGGGCTTCATCGGCATGGACTGGGTAACCGGCGAGGCGGCCCTGCCTCCGGAACAGGTGCCCCTGCTGCATCTCGGCGCGAACATTGTTTTGAGCGCCCTGCGCATGGAACAGAATCAGAAGCTGCGGCTGGCCTCGGAGCAGGCCGACTTGAAGGCCGAGGCAGCAGAGGCGGCCAGCCGTGCCAAAAGCGAGTTTCTGGCCAACATGAGTCACGAAATCCGGACACCCATGAACGCCATCCTGGGGTTTGCGCAGGTTCTGGAGCAAGATGCGACACTGAACGCCGCCCAGGCCGAACGGGTCCGGATCATCAATCGCAGCGGCAACCATCTCCTCGGTCTAATCAACGACGTATTGGACATGTCCCGGATTGAGGCTGGCAAGGTCCGGCTGACCCCGCATGATTTCAGTCCGAATGACCTGCTGGACGATCTCGAGATCATGTTCCGCCCCCGGCTGGAAGCACGGGGCCTGACCCTGACCGTCCTTCGGGAGTCCGGCCTGCCTGCAAGCCTGCACGCCGACGAGACCAAATTGCGGCAGGTGCTGGTCAATCTCCTGAGCAACGCGCTGAAATTCACCGAGTCGGGCAAAGTGACTCTCGAAGTCCGCCGATCCGCAGCACGCCCGGAGGATCACGAGGACGCAAACCAGATTCGACTGGACTTTGCCGTTCAGGACACCGGCCCAGGCATTACAGCCGAGGACCGGGTGCGAATCTTTGATGCTTTCTACCAGACCCGGTCCGGAGTGGATGCCGGGGGGACCGGTCTGGGGCTGCCCATATGTCGGCGTTACGTGGAGATGATGGGCGGCCGCCTGACCGTGGAGGGCGAGCCGGGACAGGGCAGCGTTTTCCGGTTCGACATCCAGGCGGTGGAGGCTGATCCGGGCCAGACCCCAGCCTCCGGGCGTCGGATTGTCGGGATCGTGTCCGAGTCCGGTCCACGGCGGGTTCTCGTGGTGGACGATGACCCGGAAAATCGCATTCTGATCCATGCCGTGCTCGAGCCTGTGGGGTTTGTCGTCCAGGAGGCCGGTAGCGGCCAGGAGGCCCTGGAGATCATCGACCATCGGGCTCCGGACGCGGTGATCATGGACATCAGAATGCCCGGCATGGACGGACGGGAGGTTATCCGTCAACTGAAGGAGCGCGGCTACAGCCGGGACATGCCGATCATCGCTTCCACGGCCTATGCCTATAACAATGAGCAGGCCGAAATCATGGCCGCGGGCGCCCACGCCTATCTGCGCAAACCCTTCAGGATCGACGAACTGCTCTCCTTGTTGGGCGAGCAACTCAACCTGACATACATTTACGAGGCGGCCCATGAACCCATCACGGAAATCCCTGCCAGTCGGCCCCAAGGCCTCGACGATCTGCCGAAGGACCTGCTCCTGGCCCTGCATGACGCCGCCCAGTCCGGTGACACGGCCCTGCTCAAGGAGCTGATTGCCCGGGTCGCAGAGATCGACGCAGAGACGGCTGACCCGTTGCTGGCCCTGACGAACAACTTTGATCTGGATATTCTTCAACGATGGTTTGGGGTGGCAGAGATGAAGACTGAGGGTTGA
- a CDS encoding response regulator — protein MLKASDAPTIMVVDDTRANLQLLQDILQAKGYRVVAFPGGSMALKAAARRPPDLFLLDVNMPEMNGYEVCRRLKAEPELKDIPVLFVSALSETADKVRAFAAGGVDYVTKPFQAEEVHARVDTHLRLRSLQKTMEEHNRHLEALVQEKVREISQSQLATIHALSELMETRDYETGAHINRTRMYCRLLALQLRKDSRYVQLADDMFIENIYQAAPLHDIGKFGITEKILLKPGKLTREEFECMKSHTTIGALTLKKAYARHPNNDFLRMGIAIARSHHEKWDGNGYPDGLSGESIPLSARIMAVADVYDALRSKRPYKSALAHEQCVKIITDSSGTHFDPRLVVAFEAIETEFARMFVEITEEGQAEQA, from the coding sequence ATGTTGAAAGCTTCGGATGCACCGACCATCATGGTCGTGGACGACACCAGGGCCAATCTGCAGCTCCTGCAGGACATCCTCCAGGCAAAGGGTTACCGCGTCGTAGCCTTTCCCGGGGGGTCGATGGCCTTGAAGGCCGCGGCCAGACGTCCACCGGATCTGTTTCTACTGGACGTGAACATGCCGGAGATGAACGGCTACGAGGTCTGCCGGAGGCTCAAGGCCGAGCCTGAGCTGAAGGACATCCCGGTGCTGTTTGTCAGCGCTCTGAGCGAGACAGCGGACAAGGTCAGGGCTTTTGCCGCCGGCGGGGTGGATTATGTGACCAAGCCCTTCCAGGCTGAGGAGGTACATGCCCGGGTGGACACACACCTGCGGCTGCGTTCACTGCAAAAGACGATGGAAGAACATAACAGGCATCTGGAAGCTCTGGTTCAAGAAAAGGTTCGGGAGATATCCCAGTCCCAATTGGCCACAATTCATGCCCTGTCCGAGCTGATGGAAACCCGTGACTACGAAACCGGAGCCCATATAAACCGGACCCGGATGTATTGCCGCCTGCTGGCCCTGCAGTTGCGCAAAGACTCCCGCTATGTCCAACTGGCCGACGACATGTTCATCGAGAACATCTACCAGGCTGCTCCACTGCACGACATCGGCAAGTTCGGCATAACGGAAAAGATACTGCTTAAGCCAGGCAAACTGACCAGGGAAGAGTTCGAATGCATGAAATCGCACACCACCATTGGTGCGTTGACCCTGAAAAAAGCCTATGCCCGGCACCCAAACAACGATTTTCTGCGCATGGGCATCGCCATTGCCCGCTCCCATCACGAGAAGTGGGACGGCAATGGGTACCCTGACGGCCTTTCCGGCGAGTCCATTCCTCTGAGCGCACGGATAATGGCAGTGGCCGACGTTTACGACGCCCTGCGCTCGAAGCGGCCCTACAAGAGCGCCCTTGCGCATGAACAGTGCGTGAAGATCATCACCGATTCCTCCGGTACCCACTTCGATCCCCGCCTGGTTGTAGCGTTTGAGGCCATAGAGACAGAATTCGCCCGGATGTTCGTGGAAATTACGGAAGAGGGTCAGGCTGAGCAAGCTTAA
- a CDS encoding diguanylate cyclase domain-containing protein — translation MQAAAPQQHYGNSLSLILTGLDHFRKINDTRGHAGDGEVLRHFPKQSIRLTFVPGKGRRERQSGCV, via the coding sequence TTGCAAGCAGCTGCACCGCAGCAGCACTACGGGAATTCTTTATCCCTGATTCTAACTGGCCTGGACCACTTCAGGAAGATCAACGACACCCGCGGCCATGCCGGCGATGGAGAGGTGCTTCGCCATTTCCCGAAACAATCCATACGGCTGACTTTCGTACCGGGCAAAGGAAGGCGGGAGAGACAAAGTGGATGTGTTTAG